The Bos indicus x Bos taurus breed Angus x Brahman F1 hybrid chromosome 3, Bos_hybrid_MaternalHap_v2.0, whole genome shotgun sequence genome includes a window with the following:
- the RHBG gene encoding ammonium transporter Rh type B — translation MAWSPRHSAGRRLQLPLLCLLLQGATAILFAVFVRYNRETDAALWHWGNHSNADNEFYFRYPSFQDVHAMIFVGFGFLMVFLQRYGFGSVGFTFLLAAFALQWSTLIQGFFHSFRGGYILVGMESMINADFCAGAVLISFGAVLGKTGPVQLLLMALLEVVLFGLNEFVLLSLLEVKDAGGSMTIHTFGAYFGLILSRVLYRPQLEKSKHRQGSVYHSDLFAMIGTIFLWIFWPSFNSAPTALGDGQHRTALNTYYSLTASTLSTFALSALVGGDGRLDMVHVQNAALAGGVVVGTSAEMMLTPFGALAAGFLAGAISTLGYKFVTPILESKLKVQDTCGVHNLHGMPGVLGALLGGLVAGLATREAYGDGLESVFPLIAEGQRSATSQAMHQLFGLFVTLTFASVGGGLGGLLLRLPILDSPPDSQCYEDQIYWEVPGEHEHLAQGSEETETQA, via the exons ATGGCCTGGTCTCCCCGCCACTCCGCGGGCCGGCGACTGCAGCTGCCCCTGCtgtgcctcctcctccagggcgcCACCGCCATCCTCTTTGCGGTCTTTGTCCGCTACAACCGTGAAACCGACGCTGCCCTCTGGCACTGGGGCAACCACAGTAACGCGGACAATGAATTTTACTTTCGCTACCCAA GCTTCCAGGAtgtgcatgccatgatctttgtggGTTTCGGCTTCCTTATGGTCTTCCTGCAGCGCTACGGCTTCGGCAGCGTGGGCTTCACCTTCCTCCTGGCCGCCTTTGCCCTGCAGTGGTCCACGCTCATCCAGGGCTTCTTCCACTCCTTCCGTGGTGGCTACATCCTTGTAGGCATGGAGAG CATGATCAATGCTGACTTCTGTGCTGGGGCTGTGCTTATCTCCTTTGGGGCCGTACTGGGCAAGACTGGGCCGGTTCAGCTGCTGCTCATGGCCCTGCTGGAGGTGGTGCTGTTTGGCCTCAACGAGTTTGTCCTGCTTAGCCTCCTGGAG gTGAAGGACGCAGGAGGCTCCATGACTATCCACACTTTTGGTGCTTACTTCGGGCTGATCCTCTCCCGGGTCCTCTATAGGCCCCAACTGGAGAAGAGCAAGCATCGCCAGGGCTCTGTCTACCATTCGGACCTCTTTGCCATGATTG GGACCATCTTCCTGTGGATCTTCTGGCCTAGTTTCAACTCTGCACCCACTGCCCTGGGGGACGGGCAGCATCGGACCGCTCTCAACACATACTACTCCTTGACCGCCAGCACCCTCAGCACCTTCGCCTTGTCAGCCCTTGTTGGGGGGGATGGGCGGCTGGACATG GTCCACGTGCAGAACGCAGCGCTGGCCGGAGGGGTTGTAGTGGGGACATCAGCTGAAATGATGCTGACACCCTTTGGGGCTCTGGCAGCTGGCTTCCTGGCTGGGGCCATCTCCACACTGGGGTACAAGTTCGTCACG CCCATCCTTGAGTCCAAACTCAAAGTCCAAGACACATGTGGTGTGCACAACCTCCATGGGATGCCGGGGGTCCTGGGAGCCCTCCTGGGTGGCCTTGTGGCTGGGCTGGCCACCCGTGAAGCTTATGGAGATGG CCTGGAGAGTGTGTTTCCACTCATAGCCGAGGGCCAGCGCAGTGCCACGTCTCAGGCCATGCACCAGCTCTTCGGGCTGTTTGTCACACTGACATTTGCCTCTGTGGGTGGGGGCCTTGGAG GGCTCCTGCTGAGGCTGCCCATCCTGGACTCCCCGCCAGACTCCCAGTGCTACGAGGACCAGATTTACTGGGAG GTGCCTGGAGAACATGAGCATTTAGCCCAGGGATCAGAGGAGACAGAGACTCAGGCCTAA